From a region of the Acidimicrobiales bacterium genome:
- the argH gene encoding argininosuccinate lyase produces MRLWDGRLQSTPAPELLAFTASLSFDRRLAADDIAGSRAHVEGLGRAGILESAEVSILLTALARVGHELRDGSFAFAPTDEDVHTAIERRVTEIAGDVGAKLHTGRSRNDQVATALRLFARRELKAVAGTVLQLQGVLLERADAAGDSYLPGYTHLQRAQPVLLAHHLLAHGWALARDVDRLLATVERLDVSPLGAGALAGSSLNLVPDWVAEKLEFASRFENSLDAVSDRDFVAEALFDLALLGVHLSRMGEEVVLWSSEEFGFLHLDDAYATGSSMLPQKKNPDIAELVRAKSGRLIGHLTGILATLKGLPLSYNRDLQEDKEPLFDAIDQIGLGLAAMTGLIGSAHFDLDRMQEAADNSASSAVDLAEWLVERGMPFREAHKIVGSLVRSCIERRVPLPELVEAHPDLGTDALFLLEPGAAVVRRTTPGGAGPAPVADQLKRFRLRLAGDTERLARPAR; encoded by the coding sequence GTGAGGCTCTGGGACGGCCGGCTCCAGTCGACGCCGGCCCCGGAGCTGCTGGCGTTCACCGCCAGCCTGTCCTTCGACCGCCGCCTGGCCGCCGACGACATCGCCGGCTCGCGGGCCCACGTCGAAGGCCTGGGCAGGGCCGGGATCCTCGAGAGCGCAGAGGTCAGCATCCTGCTCACCGCGCTGGCCCGCGTCGGCCACGAGTTGAGGGACGGAAGCTTCGCCTTCGCCCCCACCGACGAGGACGTGCACACCGCCATCGAACGGCGCGTCACCGAGATCGCGGGCGACGTCGGAGCCAAGCTGCACACCGGGCGCAGCAGGAACGACCAGGTCGCCACTGCCCTGCGTCTGTTCGCCCGCCGGGAGCTGAAGGCGGTGGCCGGGACGGTCCTGCAGCTCCAGGGTGTGCTGCTCGAGCGCGCCGACGCGGCCGGCGACTCCTATCTCCCGGGCTACACGCACCTCCAGCGGGCGCAGCCCGTCCTTCTCGCCCATCACCTGCTGGCGCACGGGTGGGCGCTGGCGCGCGACGTCGACCGCCTCCTCGCCACCGTCGAGCGCCTCGACGTCTCCCCGCTGGGGGCCGGCGCCCTGGCCGGGTCGTCGCTCAACCTGGTGCCCGACTGGGTCGCCGAGAAGCTGGAGTTCGCGTCGCGATTCGAGAACTCGCTCGACGCCGTGAGCGACCGGGACTTCGTGGCCGAAGCTCTCTTCGACCTCGCGCTGCTGGGCGTCCACCTGTCGCGGATGGGCGAGGAGGTCGTGCTGTGGTCGAGCGAGGAGTTCGGCTTCCTCCATCTCGACGACGCCTACGCGACCGGAAGCTCGATGCTGCCCCAGAAGAAGAACCCCGACATCGCCGAGCTCGTCCGGGCCAAGTCCGGGCGCCTGATCGGCCACCTCACCGGCATCCTGGCCACCCTCAAAGGGCTGCCGCTGTCCTACAACCGGGACCTCCAGGAGGACAAGGAGCCGTTGTTCGACGCCATCGACCAGATTGGCCTCGGGTTGGCGGCCATGACCGGCCTCATCGGATCGGCGCACTTCGACCTCGACCGCATGCAGGAGGCGGCCGACAACAGCGCGTCCTCCGCGGTCGATCTGGCCGAGTGGCTGGTGGAGCGGGGCATGCCGTTCCGGGAGGCCCACAAGATCGTGGGGAGCCTGGTCCGGTCGTGCATCGAGCGGCGAGTGCCCCTTCCGGAACTGGTCGAGGCGCACCCCGATCTCGGGACCGACGCGCTGTTCCTCCTGGAGCCGGGAGCGGCCGTCGTCCGCCGAACCACGCCCGGGGGGGCCGGTCCTGCACCGGTGGCAGACCAGCTCAAGCGCTTCCGTCTGCGCCTGGCGGGCGACACCGAGCGGCTGGCCCGCCCGGCCCGATAG
- a CDS encoding DNA-3-methyladenine glycosylase: protein MRTLPRRFYRRDPRLVAPELLNKVLVHGGRSGRIVEVEAYCGSEDAGSHAYRGRTPRNATMFGAPGLLYVYLSYGMHWCANAVCGREDEGVAVLLRALAPLAGIDEMRIARGARRDRELCAGPGRLCQALGITNAHDGADLVTADRGVTIADDGTSPPDVPGNSCRVGLVAGAEHPWRWYVPGDPNLSRSRPPVPPPSAALLH from the coding sequence GTGCGGACCCTGCCGCGTCGCTTCTACCGCCGCGATCCCCGCCTCGTCGCCCCTGAGCTGTTGAACAAGGTGCTGGTCCACGGCGGGCGCTCCGGGCGCATCGTGGAGGTCGAGGCGTACTGCGGGTCGGAGGACGCGGGAAGCCACGCCTACCGCGGTCGCACCCCCCGCAACGCCACCATGTTCGGGGCCCCGGGTCTGCTCTACGTGTACCTCTCCTATGGGATGCACTGGTGCGCCAACGCGGTGTGCGGGCGCGAGGACGAGGGGGTGGCGGTGCTCCTACGGGCGCTCGCTCCACTGGCCGGCATCGACGAGATGCGGATCGCCCGCGGGGCCAGGCGCGACCGTGAGCTGTGCGCCGGTCCGGGGCGGCTCTGTCAGGCGCTCGGGATCACCAACGCGCACGACGGCGCCGATCTCGTCACGGCCGATCGTGGGGTCACGATCGCCGACGACGGCACGTCGCCGCCGGACGTCCCGGGCAACAGCTGCCGGGTGGGCCTGGTGGCCGGCGCCGAACATCCGTGGCGGTGGTACGTGCCCGGCGATCCGAACCTGTCGCGATCGCGGCCGCCGGTGCCGCCACCGAGTGCGGCGCTCCTCCACTGA